From Mesotoga infera, one genomic window encodes:
- a CDS encoding 4-hydroxy-tetrahydrodipicolinate synthase yields the protein MFRGTGTAVVTPFKNGDVDFDAFERFIGFQLESKIEALIVLGTTGESPTISDYERTQLIKTAVNESKGSVPVIVGTGTNSTEKTVEMSTRAFDEGADGVLVVVPYYNKPTQEGLYRHFGEIATRVQGPVIIYNVPGRTGTNMLPDTIIRCLDFDNIVGVKEASGDQYNVDYLLSRLKANHSDLKVWSGNDDQAFHLCCSGGDGVISVISNAAPLKTSSMIRSILGGDLERARDLHLELLPIMKAFFVESNPIPVKYALSLMNYCQNELRLPLCELSHSNRKVVERAMKESGVL from the coding sequence ATGTTCAGAGGAACTGGAACTGCGGTAGTAACACCTTTCAAGAACGGTGATGTGGATTTCGACGCATTCGAGAGGTTCATTGGATTTCAGCTTGAGAGCAAAATTGAAGCCCTCATAGTTCTTGGAACAACTGGAGAATCGCCAACGATAAGTGATTATGAACGCACTCAACTGATAAAGACTGCCGTTAATGAGTCAAAGGGCTCGGTGCCGGTGATTGTGGGGACGGGCACGAATTCGACGGAAAAGACTGTGGAGATGTCAACAAGAGCCTTTGATGAGGGCGCCGATGGCGTACTGGTAGTCGTCCCCTACTACAACAAACCAACCCAAGAAGGTCTTTATAGGCATTTCGGAGAGATAGCAACACGGGTGCAAGGACCTGTGATAATCTACAACGTTCCGGGAAGAACGGGAACCAACATGCTTCCCGATACGATAATCAGATGTCTGGATTTCGATAACATTGTCGGCGTCAAAGAAGCAAGTGGAGACCAGTACAATGTTGACTACCTTCTTTCAAGACTAAAGGCAAATCATTCTGATCTCAAGGTTTGGTCGGGAAACGACGATCAGGCCTTTCATCTCTGCTGCAGTGGCGGCGACGGTGTTATCTCGGTTATTTCGAATGCTGCCCCTCTGAAGACATCTTCGATGATCCGGTCTATTCTCGGCGGCGATCTCGAAAGAGCGAGGGACTTGCATCTAGAGCTTCTCCCAATTATGAAAGCATTCTTTGTCGAGTCAAATCCCATACCCGTAAAGTATGCCCTGAGCCTGATGAACTATTGCCAAAACGAACTTCGCTTGCCTCTTTGCGAACTCTCCCATTCGAATCGAAAGGTCGTTGAAAGAGCTATGAAAGAGAGTGGTGTCCTGTGA
- the dapF gene encoding diaminopimelate epimerase yields MKGAFYSATGNTFLVVDSRDTKLSDEGKRDLVLKYVNDRDGAIFVERDFMDYFNRDGHRAAFCGNGARTFVHFIHEKEARDTVEFSSYSGSLLGFVDDVVSVRMPSPKFLGSFKEEEYHGEIVVVGVPHLVIEGDTQAIDWNALLPLRHLYDTNINVFSVMEDGMLRIRTFERGVEGETGACGSGATAVAWIQSRRTGSEKIVLQANGGVLTVTFRDGAAFLGGGVEKCSEELELR; encoded by the coding sequence ATGAAAGGCGCATTTTACTCTGCAACGGGAAACACGTTTCTCGTGGTCGATTCGCGGGATACAAAGCTGAGCGATGAAGGAAAGCGCGATCTTGTTCTCAAGTACGTTAACGACAGAGATGGCGCGATCTTCGTGGAGAGAGACTTCATGGATTACTTCAATCGTGATGGTCATAGGGCCGCCTTTTGTGGAAACGGAGCGAGGACTTTCGTACACTTCATTCACGAAAAGGAAGCCCGGGATACGGTCGAGTTTTCCTCTTACTCGGGAAGTCTATTGGGCTTTGTGGATGATGTTGTCAGCGTTAGGATGCCATCGCCAAAATTTCTTGGAAGTTTCAAGGAGGAAGAATATCACGGGGAGATTGTCGTAGTCGGTGTGCCGCATCTTGTGATAGAGGGGGATACGCAAGCTATCGACTGGAACGCTCTTCTTCCACTGAGGCACTTGTACGACACCAACATAAACGTCTTCAGCGTCATGGAAGACGGCATGCTCAGAATACGAACCTTTGAAAGAGGCGTCGAGGGAGAGACGGGCGCCTGTGGCAGCGGTGCGACAGCAGTCGCATGGATTCAAAGCAGGAGGACTGGCAGTGAGAAGATAGTCCTGCAGGCCAATGGAGGAGTTCTTACTGTCACCTTCAGAGACGGTGCTGCCTTTCTAGGAGGAGGTGTAGAGAAATGTTCAGAGGAACTGGAACTGCGGTAG